Proteins from a single region of Synechococcus sp. WH 8109:
- the bchI gene encoding magnesium chelatase ATPase subunit I produces MTAPRKRRVFPFTAVIGQEEMKLALLLNVIDPRIGGVMIMGDRGTGKSTTIRALADLLPDIDVVAGDPYNSSASDPDLQSSEVRERMQQGETLSTEPRQVPMVDLPLGATEDRLCGTIDIEKALSEGVRAFEPGLLAKANRGLLYVDEVNLLDDHLVDVLLDSAASGWNTVEREGVSVRHPARFVLIGSGNPEEGELRPQLLDRFGMSVEVRTVRDPELRVQVVDQRTSFDSDPDGFSTAVEGNQNALQQRVVEAQQRLDQVTIDEDLRLRISAVCGELDVDGLRGDIVTNRAARALAAFEGRTDVSEEDVARVASCCLRHRLRKDPLEQVDSGDRVVKVFCKVFERSESSDRADFELALAA; encoded by the coding sequence GTGACTGCACCCCGGAAGCGCAGGGTCTTCCCCTTCACTGCGGTGATCGGTCAAGAGGAGATGAAGTTGGCCCTGCTTCTCAACGTGATCGATCCGCGCATCGGCGGCGTGATGATCATGGGAGACCGTGGCACCGGCAAATCCACCACGATCCGTGCTCTAGCTGATCTGCTGCCGGACATCGACGTTGTCGCCGGCGATCCCTACAACAGCTCGGCCAGCGATCCCGACCTGCAGAGCAGTGAGGTGCGCGAGCGGATGCAACAGGGGGAAACCCTGAGCACCGAACCGCGGCAGGTGCCGATGGTGGACCTTCCCCTCGGTGCAACGGAAGACCGCCTCTGCGGCACCATCGACATCGAGAAAGCCCTGAGCGAAGGCGTGCGTGCCTTTGAGCCCGGCCTGCTGGCCAAGGCCAACCGCGGCCTGCTCTACGTGGATGAGGTGAACCTGCTGGACGACCACCTCGTTGACGTGCTTCTCGATTCAGCGGCCTCCGGCTGGAACACGGTGGAACGGGAAGGCGTCTCCGTACGCCACCCCGCGCGTTTCGTGTTGATTGGCTCCGGAAACCCCGAGGAAGGCGAACTCCGCCCCCAGCTGCTCGACCGATTCGGCATGAGCGTGGAAGTGCGCACCGTGCGTGATCCGGAGCTGCGGGTGCAGGTGGTGGACCAACGCACCTCCTTCGACAGCGATCCCGATGGCTTCAGCACCGCCGTGGAGGGCAATCAAAACGCACTGCAACAGCGGGTAGTGGAGGCACAGCAACGCCTCGACCAGGTGACCATCGATGAGGATCTGCGCCTGCGCATCTCCGCCGTCTGCGGCGAGCTGGATGTGGATGGTCTGCGGGGTGACATCGTCACCAACCGTGCCGCCCGGGCCCTAGCCGCCTTCGAGGGACGCACGGACGTGAGCGAGGAAGACGTGGCCCGCGTAGCCTCCTGCTGCCTGCGCCACCGTCTTCGCAAAGACCCCCTTGAGCAGGTGGATTCCGGCGACCGTGTAGTGAAGGTGTTCTGCAAGGTGTTCGAGCGCAGCGAAAGCAGCGACCGCGCTGATTTCGAACTGGCCCTAGCCGCCTGA
- the ruvC gene encoding crossover junction endodeoxyribonuclease RuvC: protein MRILGIDPGLARVGYGVIDIQDGCQRMLDCGIIQTDSGRSDGDRMVEMAGDLRQLIRIWRPELAAVEKFFFYRSSNTINVVQARGVVVMTLARFKIPMVEFPPMQIKLAVAGFGHAEKDEVLEAVMRELNLEEPPRPDDAADALAVALTAWLQR from the coding sequence ATGCGGATCCTCGGCATCGACCCGGGCCTCGCCCGGGTGGGCTACGGGGTTATCGACATTCAGGACGGATGCCAGCGCATGCTCGATTGCGGCATTATCCAGACCGATTCCGGTCGCTCTGATGGTGATCGCATGGTTGAGATGGCTGGCGACCTGCGCCAGCTGATCCGGATCTGGCGCCCGGAACTGGCGGCCGTGGAGAAGTTTTTCTTCTACAGATCCAGCAACACCATCAACGTGGTGCAAGCGCGTGGCGTGGTGGTGATGACCCTGGCCCGCTTCAAGATCCCGATGGTGGAGTTTCCGCCCATGCAGATCAAACTCGCCGTGGCGGGGTTCGGCCATGCCGAGAAGGATGAAGTGCTGGAGGCGGTGATGCGGGAGTTGAACCTGGAGGAACCGCCCCGACCGGATGATGCGGCCGATGCCCTTGCGGTGGCGCTGACGGCCTGGTTGCAGCGATGA
- a CDS encoding 5-formyltetrahydrofolate cyclo-ligase: MSSKPTLRRHFKAQRHLGEAATQSIQNAVAALIGQSNCGKRHVGVYWPLPGEVDVRPLRDGPPPPLALPVADGCGGLIYRSWSEEPLQPDGCGIPAPAAGDALKPDQLALLLVPALAVDSTGIRLGYGGGYYDRLRADPAWAAVPAWVVLPSTCLAAEALPRESWDVPFTGWITEQGAGRPA, encoded by the coding sequence ATGAGCAGCAAGCCAACCCTGCGCCGTCACTTCAAAGCCCAGCGTCATCTGGGAGAAGCAGCCACGCAATCCATCCAGAACGCCGTGGCGGCGCTGATCGGCCAGTCCAACTGCGGCAAGCGCCATGTGGGGGTCTACTGGCCCCTTCCGGGGGAGGTGGATGTACGGCCGCTGCGGGATGGTCCCCCTCCGCCCTTGGCCTTGCCGGTGGCCGATGGCTGCGGCGGACTCATCTACCGGAGCTGGAGTGAGGAGCCGCTTCAGCCCGATGGCTGCGGCATTCCAGCTCCTGCCGCGGGAGACGCTCTGAAACCCGATCAGCTGGCGCTGCTGCTGGTGCCGGCGCTGGCGGTGGACAGCACGGGAATCCGCCTGGGCTACGGCGGTGGGTATTACGACCGGCTCAGGGCTGATCCCGCCTGGGCTGCCGTGCCGGCCTGGGTGGTTCTCCCCTCGACCTGCCTTGCGGCCGAGGCGTTGCCTCGAGAGTCCTGGGATGTTCCGTTTACCGGCTGGATCACGGAACAGGGTGCTGGTCGGCCCGCCTGA
- a CDS encoding SufE family protein: MATSTGSDALDRMVERLGGTADPKRRYEYVLWLAKKLAPMPAEEQTDDIKVKGCVSQVFVRGALDEGVMHWQGDSDALITKGLLALLIQGLDGLTPAQVQAVDPAFIAATGLQASLTPSRANGFLNILLAMQEQARQLES; encoded by the coding sequence ATGGCCACCAGCACCGGCAGTGATGCCCTCGACCGGATGGTGGAGCGCTTGGGCGGCACCGCCGATCCAAAACGCCGCTACGAGTACGTGCTCTGGTTGGCCAAGAAGCTCGCGCCCATGCCGGCCGAGGAGCAGACCGACGACATCAAGGTGAAGGGATGTGTGTCGCAGGTGTTTGTACGGGGTGCCCTCGATGAAGGAGTGATGCACTGGCAGGGGGACTCCGATGCACTGATCACCAAGGGACTTCTGGCGTTGTTGATCCAGGGGCTGGATGGATTGACGCCGGCCCAGGTTCAGGCTGTGGACCCGGCCTTCATTGCGGCCACAGGCCTGCAGGCCAGCCTGACGCCCTCCCGCGCCAATGGCTTCCTCAACATCCTCCTGGCCATGCAGGAGCAGGCCCGTCAACTGGAAAGCTGA
- a CDS encoding homoserine dehydrogenase has translation MAAKVGVGLLGLGTVGGGVASILQNPSERHPLVGELELIRVAVRDLNRPRPVALDESLLTTDPSAVIQDPAVDVVVEVIGGLEPARSLILQAIAAGKSVVTANKAVIARHGQEIAEAAAAAGVYVLIEAAVGGGIPIIEPLKQSLGGNRINRVSGIINGTTNYILTRMAEEGAAYDAVLKDAQELGYAEADPAADVDGLDAADKIAILATLAFGGSVDRAAVPTDGISGLQGVDVDYANQLGYGVKLLAVAERMAESGDPLPLSLRVQPTLVPKDHPLAGVNGVNNAILVEGDPIGRVMFYGPGAGAGPTASAVVADILNIAGIRQASEGPGNVDPLLAASSWRPCALVDSGDIRQRHYVRFKTKDAPGVIGNVGGCFGQRNVSIQSIVQFNASDAGAEIVVITHEVSQRQMNETLDAIQALPEVSGLAAHLGCL, from the coding sequence ATGGCAGCAAAGGTCGGCGTGGGTCTGCTGGGACTGGGCACTGTTGGGGGTGGAGTGGCTTCGATCCTCCAGAACCCCAGCGAACGTCACCCGCTGGTTGGTGAACTGGAGCTGATCCGTGTTGCCGTCCGCGATCTGAACCGCCCCCGGCCCGTGGCCCTGGACGAAAGCCTGCTGACCACCGACCCATCGGCGGTGATTCAGGACCCAGCCGTGGACGTGGTAGTGGAGGTGATCGGTGGTCTGGAGCCGGCCCGCAGCTTGATTCTCCAGGCGATTGCAGCCGGCAAATCCGTGGTAACTGCCAACAAGGCCGTGATCGCACGCCACGGTCAGGAAATCGCTGAGGCGGCGGCCGCCGCCGGGGTGTACGTGCTGATCGAGGCCGCCGTTGGTGGCGGCATTCCCATCATTGAGCCGCTGAAGCAGTCCCTGGGGGGCAACCGCATCAACCGCGTCAGCGGCATCATCAACGGCACAACCAATTACATCCTCACCCGCATGGCTGAGGAGGGAGCCGCCTATGACGCGGTGCTCAAGGATGCCCAGGAGCTGGGCTACGCCGAAGCCGATCCGGCAGCGGATGTGGACGGTCTTGACGCGGCCGACAAGATCGCGATCCTGGCCACCCTGGCCTTCGGCGGCAGCGTGGATCGCGCTGCCGTTCCCACCGACGGCATCAGTGGCCTGCAGGGCGTGGATGTTGATTACGCCAACCAATTGGGCTACGGCGTGAAGCTGCTGGCCGTGGCCGAGCGCATGGCTGAGAGCGGCGATCCCCTGCCCCTTTCCCTGCGGGTGCAGCCCACGCTGGTTCCCAAGGACCACCCCCTTGCGGGCGTGAACGGCGTCAACAACGCCATCCTTGTGGAAGGTGACCCCATCGGCAGAGTGATGTTCTACGGCCCCGGTGCGGGAGCCGGCCCGACCGCCTCTGCAGTGGTGGCCGACATCCTCAACATCGCTGGCATCCGCCAGGCCAGTGAAGGGCCGGGGAACGTGGATCCTCTGCTGGCGGCCAGCAGCTGGCGACCCTGCGCTTTGGTTGACTCAGGCGACATCCGCCAACGCCACTATGTGCGTTTCAAAACAAAAGACGCCCCTGGCGTGATTGGCAACGTGGGTGGCTGCTTCGGCCAACGCAACGTGTCGATCCAGTCGATCGTGCAGTTCAATGCCAGCGACGCCGGCGCCGAGATCGTTGTGATCACCCACGAAGTGAGCCAACGTCAGATGAATGAAACCCTGGACGCTATCCAGGCTTTGCCGGAGGTATCTGGCCTGGCCGCTCATCTCGGCTGCCTCTAG
- a CDS encoding ABC transporter substrate-binding protein, with the protein MCGGALTALALAITQMGCQAPPPTNRITVASAGRISSLDPAQASTLGATQLISALGDPLYRLRRDGSLEPRLAASAPVLSDGGRTVTVPLRTDVRFHDGTPFNAAAMAFSLRRFLEIGTLSYVVGDRIAAVEEADSHTLRLRLSRPSTSLQGLLTSINLTPISPTAYSNHQDRFLHDRFVGTGPYKLGRFSEHQQRLEPFAQYWGEAPRNNGLDLITLSNSTALFGALRSGEVDLLLSASIDEDQRHTMHERASAGELHESVGPAMEIGYITLLSNREPFQDPNLRRALAVSLNRSEISERVSYGLRRPLRALVPPSLAGGAMAPWPEHNPEQARELLQTAGYCNGSTLRFPLTFRSNVPADKLLALTWQAQVQRDLSDCLALDLDGVESTTIYRQLGEGAFKAVMLDWRGSYPDPEAYLTPLLSCTSVEGNICMEGEAAISGSFWSAPGLQTALLKSDTLTDYARRTALDRVDHLSADGAAYIPVWLDSPRAWAQLNLHPPRFDGSGQLMLAELERRQDGGSKKRAMNRGATNSGATKD; encoded by the coding sequence ATGTGCGGTGGCGCGCTGACGGCTCTGGCCTTGGCCATCACTCAGATGGGGTGTCAGGCCCCGCCTCCCACCAACCGCATCACGGTAGCCTCAGCGGGCCGAATCAGCTCCCTGGATCCAGCCCAGGCCAGCACCCTCGGCGCCACGCAGCTGATCAGCGCCCTGGGGGATCCGCTCTATCGCCTCAGGCGGGATGGCTCTCTGGAACCTCGCCTGGCGGCATCGGCCCCCGTTCTGAGTGATGGCGGTCGCACCGTCACGGTTCCCCTGCGGACCGATGTGCGTTTTCACGATGGAACGCCGTTCAATGCCGCAGCCATGGCCTTCAGCCTGCGGCGCTTCCTCGAGATCGGAACCCTCAGCTATGTGGTGGGCGATCGGATTGCGGCGGTGGAGGAAGCCGACAGCCACACCCTGCGGCTGCGCCTCAGTCGCCCCTCCACATCCCTGCAGGGCCTGCTGACGTCGATCAACCTCACCCCGATCTCACCAACGGCCTACAGCAACCACCAAGACCGTTTTCTGCACGACCGCTTTGTGGGGACAGGCCCATACAAACTGGGCCGCTTCAGCGAACATCAGCAACGCTTGGAGCCCTTTGCCCAGTACTGGGGTGAGGCGCCGCGCAACAACGGCCTCGATCTGATCACGCTGAGCAACTCCACGGCGCTCTTCGGAGCATTGCGCAGTGGCGAGGTGGATCTGCTGCTCTCCGCCTCGATCGACGAAGACCAGCGCCACACCATGCATGAACGGGCCAGCGCGGGGGAGCTGCACGAGTCGGTGGGTCCGGCGATGGAGATCGGCTACATCACCCTGCTGAGCAACCGTGAGCCATTCCAGGACCCCAACCTGAGGCGAGCCCTGGCCGTCAGCCTGAACCGAAGCGAGATTAGTGAACGGGTGAGCTACGGGCTGCGCCGTCCGCTGCGGGCGCTGGTGCCCCCCAGCCTGGCCGGTGGCGCTATGGCCCCATGGCCCGAACACAACCCCGAGCAGGCCCGCGAACTGCTCCAGACAGCGGGCTACTGCAACGGCAGCACCCTGCGCTTTCCGCTCACCTTCCGCTCCAACGTGCCCGCCGACAAATTGCTGGCCCTCACCTGGCAGGCCCAGGTGCAACGGGACCTCTCGGACTGCCTGGCGTTGGATCTGGATGGCGTCGAATCCACCACCATCTACCGCCAACTGGGTGAAGGTGCCTTCAAAGCCGTGATGCTGGATTGGCGCGGCAGCTACCCCGATCCGGAGGCCTATCTGACGCCGCTGTTGAGCTGCACCTCGGTGGAGGGCAATATCTGCATGGAGGGAGAAGCAGCCATCAGCGGCAGCTTCTGGAGTGCCCCCGGATTGCAGACCGCCCTGCTGAAATCCGACACGCTGACGGACTATGCCCGCCGCACCGCCCTGGATCGTGTGGACCATCTCTCCGCCGACGGTGCCGCCTACATCCCCGTCTGGCTGGATTCACCTCGGGCCTGGGCCCAGCTGAACCTCCACCCTCCACGATTTGATGGCAGTGGTCAGCTGATGCTCGCTGAGCTGGAGCGCCGCCAGGACGGAGGATCAAAGAAAAGAGCGATGAACAGGGGAGCGACGAACAGCGGAGCGACGAAAGACTGA
- a CDS encoding ABC transporter permease — translation MGRARDLARYSATRLALAPLMLWLIASLVFLLLRVAPGDPVDAVLGSRAPAAAKAAMRARLGLDQSLLDQYLSYLNGLIQGDLGQALINQEPVRAIIGKTLPASLELSVIALVLAAVVGLSIGFSGIARPEGKIDLGGRLYGLGTYALPPFWMAMLVQLVFAVSLGWLPVGGRFPPSLLPPEGSGFFLLDSALENNWAAFRGTVRHLILPAGTLALLLSGTFTTALRLNLRRTLRGDYVEAARSRGLSERQVILRHGLPNALLPVLTIAGITVASLIGGALLIEVTFSWPGIALRLQEAINQRDYPVVQGIVVVIAALVVLVSVAVDLLVAALDPRVRY, via the coding sequence ATGGGACGCGCCCGAGACCTTGCCCGCTACAGCGCCACACGCCTCGCCCTGGCGCCATTGATGTTGTGGCTGATCGCCAGCCTGGTGTTCCTGTTGCTCCGCGTCGCCCCAGGGGATCCCGTTGATGCGGTGCTCGGCAGCCGTGCCCCCGCCGCCGCCAAAGCCGCCATGCGAGCTCGGCTGGGCCTGGATCAATCGTTGCTGGATCAGTACCTCAGCTATCTCAACGGATTGATCCAAGGCGATCTGGGGCAGGCCCTGATCAACCAGGAGCCGGTTCGAGCCATCATCGGCAAAACCCTCCCCGCCAGCCTAGAACTGAGCGTGATCGCCCTGGTGTTGGCTGCTGTGGTGGGGCTGAGCATTGGCTTCAGCGGCATTGCCCGGCCCGAGGGAAAGATTGACCTGGGCGGACGCCTCTACGGATTGGGCACCTATGCCCTGCCGCCCTTCTGGATGGCCATGCTGGTGCAGCTGGTGTTCGCCGTCAGCCTGGGCTGGTTGCCGGTGGGCGGACGCTTCCCCCCAAGCCTTCTCCCCCCCGAGGGCAGCGGATTTTTCCTGCTGGACAGCGCTCTAGAAAACAACTGGGCCGCTTTCCGAGGCACCGTGCGTCACCTGATCCTGCCCGCGGGGACCCTGGCCCTGCTGCTCAGCGGCACCTTCACGACCGCCCTGCGACTGAACCTGCGACGCACACTGCGCGGCGACTACGTGGAAGCGGCGCGCAGCCGCGGTCTGAGTGAGCGCCAGGTGATCCTGCGCCACGGGCTGCCCAATGCTTTGCTGCCGGTGCTCACCATTGCTGGCATCACCGTGGCCTCATTGATCGGTGGGGCCCTGCTGATTGAAGTGACCTTTTCCTGGCCAGGCATTGCCTTGCGGCTGCAGGAAGCCATCAACCAGAGGGACTACCCCGTCGTTCAGGGGATCGTGGTGGTGATCGCCGCCCTTGTGGTGCTAGTGAGTGTTGCTGTTGACCTGCTGGTGGCCGCCCTCGATCCACGGGTGCGCTACTGA